Proteins from a single region of Desulfolutivibrio sulfoxidireducens:
- the aprA gene encoding adenylyl-sulfate reductase subunit alpha, with amino-acid sequence MPTIPVKEEPKGIALAEPELIEKDVDILMVGGGMGTCGTAYEACRWADKIGGISLMLLDKAALERSGAVAQGLSAINTYVGENPVDDYVRMVRTDLMGLVREDLIFDLGRHVDDSVHLFEEWGLPCWVKEGDHNLDGQAAKNKGVSLRTGAAPVRSGRWQIMINGESYKCIVAEAAKNALGQDRYLERVFVVKLLLDANEKNRIAGAVGFSTRENKVYVFKCNAMVVACGGAVNVYRPRSTGEGMGRAWYPVWNSGSTYTMCAQVGAEMTMMENRFVPARFKDGYGPVGAWFLLFKAKATNAKGEDYCVTNRAMLKPYEDRGYAKGHVIPTCLRNHMMLREMREGRGPIYMDTATALQTTFAKLNAEQQKHLEAEAWEDFLDMCVGQANLWACMNIEPEASGSEIMPTEPYLLGSHSGCCGIWVSGPDEKWVPDEYKIKADNGKVYNRMTTVNGLWTCADGVGASGHKFSSGSHAEGRIVGKQLVRWVVDHKDFKPALKQSAAELAKEIYQPWYTFKEGVAASTDPIVNPNYLSPHNFMMRLVKCTDEYGGGCATLYTTSKTLLNTGFTLLQMLEEDSKKLAARDLHELMRCWEQYHRLWTVRLHMTHIMFREETRYPGFYYRGDFMGLDDSKWKCFVNSVYDPETKETKVFKKTYYQIIPD; translated from the coding sequence ATGCCTACCATTCCCGTTAAGGAAGAGCCCAAAGGCATCGCCCTTGCCGAGCCGGAACTGATCGAAAAAGACGTCGACATCCTCATGGTCGGCGGCGGCATGGGGACCTGCGGCACGGCCTACGAGGCCTGCCGTTGGGCCGACAAGATCGGCGGGATCAGCCTGATGCTGCTGGACAAAGCCGCCCTCGAGCGCTCCGGCGCCGTGGCTCAGGGCCTTTCGGCCATCAACACCTACGTCGGCGAGAACCCGGTCGACGACTACGTGCGCATGGTGCGCACCGACCTGATGGGCCTGGTCCGCGAAGACCTGATCTTCGACCTGGGCCGCCACGTGGACGATTCCGTGCATCTGTTCGAGGAGTGGGGCCTGCCCTGCTGGGTCAAGGAAGGCGATCACAACCTGGATGGCCAGGCCGCCAAGAACAAGGGCGTGTCCCTGCGCACCGGCGCCGCTCCGGTCCGCTCCGGCCGCTGGCAGATCATGATCAACGGCGAATCCTACAAGTGCATCGTGGCCGAGGCGGCGAAAAACGCCCTGGGCCAGGATCGCTACCTGGAGCGCGTGTTCGTGGTGAAGCTGCTCCTGGACGCCAACGAGAAAAACCGCATCGCCGGCGCCGTGGGCTTCTCCACCCGCGAGAACAAGGTGTATGTGTTCAAGTGCAACGCCATGGTCGTGGCCTGCGGCGGCGCGGTCAACGTGTACCGCCCCCGGTCCACTGGTGAAGGCATGGGCCGCGCCTGGTATCCGGTGTGGAACTCTGGTTCCACCTACACCATGTGCGCCCAGGTCGGCGCCGAAATGACCATGATGGAAAACCGCTTCGTCCCGGCCCGCTTCAAGGACGGGTACGGCCCGGTCGGCGCCTGGTTCCTGCTGTTCAAGGCCAAGGCCACCAACGCCAAGGGCGAAGACTACTGCGTCACCAACCGGGCCATGCTCAAGCCCTACGAGGATCGCGGTTACGCCAAGGGCCACGTCATCCCGACCTGTCTGCGTAACCACATGATGCTTCGCGAAATGCGCGAAGGTCGCGGCCCCATCTACATGGACACCGCCACCGCGCTGCAGACCACCTTCGCCAAGCTGAACGCCGAACAGCAGAAGCACCTGGAGGCCGAGGCCTGGGAAGACTTCCTCGACATGTGCGTGGGTCAGGCCAACCTGTGGGCCTGCATGAACATCGAGCCCGAAGCCAGCGGCTCCGAGATCATGCCCACCGAGCCGTATCTGCTCGGTTCCCACTCCGGCTGCTGCGGCATCTGGGTCTCCGGTCCCGACGAGAAGTGGGTTCCGGACGAGTACAAGATCAAGGCCGACAACGGCAAGGTGTACAACCGCATGACCACGGTCAACGGCCTGTGGACCTGCGCCGACGGCGTTGGCGCCTCGGGACACAAGTTCTCCTCCGGCTCCCATGCCGAGGGCCGCATTGTCGGCAAGCAGCTTGTGCGCTGGGTCGTGGATCACAAGGACTTCAAGCCGGCCCTGAAGCAGTCCGCCGCCGAGCTGGCCAAGGAGATCTACCAGCCGTGGTATACCTTCAAGGAAGGCGTGGCCGCTTCGACCGATCCCATCGTCAACCCCAACTACCTCAGCCCGCATAACTTCATGATGCGGCTGGTCAAGTGCACGGACGAGTACGGCGGAGGCTGCGCCACCCTGTACACCACGTCCAAGACCCTGCTGAACACCGGCTTCACGCTGCTCCAGATGCTGGAAGAGGACAGCAAGAAGCTGGCCGCCCGCGATCTGCACGAACTGATGCGCTGCTGGGAACAGTACCACCGCCTGTGGACCGTCCGCCTGCACATGACCCACATCATGTTCCGCGAGGAAACCCGCTACCCGGGCTTCTACTACCGCGGCGACTTCATGGGCCTGGACGACAGCAAGTGGAAGTGCTTCGTCAACTCCGTCTATGATCCGGAGACCAAGGAAACCAAGGTCTTCAAGAAGACCTACTACCAGATCATTCCGGACTAA